One region of Scophthalmus maximus strain ysfricsl-2021 chromosome 15, ASM2237912v1, whole genome shotgun sequence genomic DNA includes:
- the akap12a gene encoding A-kinase anchor protein 12: protein MGDAQSAQRESRSDAAEEEEEEEGGSVEDARPDGNTDDKPLKKSGGIAEINGKTDSTITEVNYDREDEIAADDILSPDNAVSVTATQLKEGGTPLEDLEINDKEPPNESDANEGVPLEMTEMDEKQNEINEGFKRFFSNISLKLTVKRGSVVKDEITTDVSDEINIEDTAKEPKSSNAEQNIDLNAQEAIDNDSTACPALRDVTSHDILENAEEKTPEAEEEVEPRNVDTATGPPVVEDEKARQDAIEEDLNPESPSSPEAEEVVSPVKRFFTTGIFSGLRKKKKPTGDETAEKELVDMGGKDSVETTEIQQEVQQDVDTATVDTKHKENGRKEEILSAASDQTTDDGKSPSTNPVAISINEPEIASSQDKVQDSPLKWLLSGPNLKKLSKKQKGRKSSNTTLSDTEEQCSEPIVSPSKSAETQKEERLAQQLAEATGEEEGAWASFKKLVTPKKQMKKSSLTNEETQIPGSEEETKASKREQISDHSTEERKRKDSSVSWEAVLCGSGRRRSRSRKTSDSEDESPQFENDNKKQELPLESSNEADETLALSPRQPGSPEGDVGSTWKSFKKLVTPKRKAKDEEESKDNNAQSDSEVTRDDSSFSIKKLLPGRKKRKSAENQDQVSSDEADKEVDSGDEDSETPAVIPLSEFDTIETKVMVDVESHVTKEADHQLQQDLHDQVAEPVLPCDSVQTETKKVQDSKDTIKKEVSTAPVSNEEPEDLTEIISKHQQLSDIPEEGFITETNVSEEAARDDTIAEDLIEITSEAVTAPEPADTTLADETEMISAVSQLSESSNTSGNATPVPVDNDVKHTEVLLHQVVENISISPNVEPVCSDEVNSERIVGSVSPQILETFVKEKPTILEIHRKSDAIAINKDLTVEELDTINELTVPAQTESISEVNKAVSIEIVSEVPENEAVTAEISADEVYQVNISHPEESIKELGSADDSQHLVKGQPEANEAGSTQTLPEGEAIVADQGSQVGTHQDEKEPIAINSQEAEFTATVAEENQDGGAEEDAQTLTQKEEQILHNITEEVKGLQELPGVQHVIYDSEEGSSQLLEIKVISENIPAEETVPDKLNEETEPVMEYTVEAEMENKLQTDDAPTEHAEEPEVLETVQIATLDLEDGSAKSLERDVVSEVIPAEETAIDKPKGETDPLTDCKVEAENENILQADSTQTEHAEEPEVLEAAQTATLDSEEGTAHFLEKEVISEVTQAEETATDNLKEETEPVTEYNVEADDGTKLQADSAPTELAEEPEVLEAVQTTTLDLEESSAQLLEKEVISEVIPAEEMATDKPKEETEPVNEYNVETENENKLQADDAQTEHTEEPEVLEAAQIATLDSEGGTAQLLEKEVISEVIPADETVTDNPNEETEPPTEHNVEAEDGTKLQADSAPTELAEEPEVLEVVQTTTLDLEKGTAQLLEKEVITEVIPAGETATDKAKEETEPPTEHNVEADDGTKLQADAAQTEHAEEPEVLDAAQTSTLDSEEGRIQIFEKEVVTEVIPVEETVTDNPKEETEPVTEYNVEAEDGTKLQADSAPTELAEEPEVLEAVQTATLDLVEGTAQLLEKEVFPAGETATDKSKEETDPQTECKDEAENENKLQVDAAQTEEPEVLEGAQIATLDSVEGRIQIFEKEVVTEVIPVEETVTDKPNEETERPTEHAEEPEVLEAAQTATLDSEGGTAQLLEKEVISEVIPADETVTDNTKEETEPPTEHNFEAEDGTKLQADSAPTELAEEPEVLEAVQTATLDLEKGSAQLLEKEVITEVIPAGETAIDKAKEETEPQTECKVEAENENKLQADAAQTEHCEEPEVLEAAQTSTLDSEEGRIQIFEKEVVTEVSPVEETVTDKPNEETERPTEHNVEAEMENKLQADAAQTEHAEEPEVLEAAQTSTLDSEGGTAQLLENEVISEVIPADKTVTDNPKEETEPVNECNVEAEMENKLQVDAAQTEHAEKPEVLEAVKTLDSREGTIQMCEKEVITEVIPVEETVTDKPNEQPEVLEAVQTATLGIEKNGVQSPQGEVSENILAAETVTDGTKQATENLVGVSSEPEHQELKTDIPNNDHHNVAEVLGTVQEPTSESEEGSVKSLETISEATGDAETVTDEPNEETVPLTEVGESVDALETEHVQEPEVFQDAQVAMLDSEEASARSLEKKVISEEIPPAETVQEPKTELSAEDAKTEHVPADVNDIATGTETEVEAPMPTHVLTQRSEEGSAEKLEKKVLFEDVPNPDTQNVIASVTVVTDHRVVAELNQALRRNEVQETESTLFEHTDEANSFQVRERTVFSEVTPAPCVECAAVTHEPLHELHLSAVESSVGEERGEIPGFEIKRSAVEHAIVAQVITCCLKDVAATLPDALIETTSDSHEPLIDSMANEQEFKETSETTAPLEKKHVTERGEECSVVMMMNMPSVQSEDNHRIQVQVVNVDIKSAKMTVDTALEVGVTEAKAVMEACRETVKEVDVLSATSETEETFINEANKVAIQEVIQHEKENLPERVPESATANLEREVIKEMVAVTELSEITRSELSEVEDHKATEDNVVTCREGQDEKHAVECDASTSGQQVFKDLMETPIRLDVSIHDPKEDLEEPKAEVEKSEARVTTEEVQLSSDVKTIGEKAQTPQIAQSLVVTPNTGLIVPQNTGIISSIGNLESPSSLSLEFKLNIRFGHTKEPASAPPPPPPTERVEPVKQTDVAEVGMQAGEPTEEINPTQRAGRQNQELTEVTAQGTEITQPAEVASTERPMTINQPVLLDVGMQTVETVEPAEQLKSTERGTPNVQAAETVQRERREERKEMSLSPAILCEVCDPGTEAEEPLKRTEEENDQDVWMDAEEDIYSHEDAEVSLREAVVDEEEAAVQHEFEVAPDSRIEEGGSHQGVLKTDRAREIESDGEDFAVALEDPAIAAASVTAMEWD, encoded by the exons ATGGGAGACGCACAGTCTGCGCAACGGGAGAGCAGGAGCGatgcggcggaggaggaggaggaggaggagggcggctcAGTGGAGGATGCTCGGCCGGATGGCAACACTGACGACAAG CCTCTCAAAAAAAGTGGGGGAATCGCGGAGATCAATGGGAAAACAGACAGTACTATAACAGAAGTTAATTATGACCGTGAGGATGAGATTGCAGCCGACG ATATCCTTTCTCCAGACAATGCTGTTTCAGTAACCGCAACGCAACTTAAAGAAGGTGGAACACCATTAGAAGATCTTGAAATCAATGACAAGGAACCACCTAATGAATCTGATGCTAATGAAGGAGTACCCCTGGAAATGACtgaaatggatgaaaaacagaatgaaatcaatgaaggttttaaaagatttttcaGTAATATTAGTTTGAAATTGACAGTAAAAAGAGGCTCAGTTGTGAAAGATGAAATAACTACAGACGTGTCTGATGAAATTAACATTGAGGATACCGCAAAGGAACCCAAAAGTTCAAATGCTGAGCAGAATATTGATCTGAACGCACAGGAGGCAATTGACAATGATTCAACAGCATGTCCTGCCCTGAGAGATGTCACATCACACGACATTCTAGAAaatgcagaggagaaaacaccAGAGGCCGAAGAGGAAGTTGAACCTCGCAATGTAGATACAGCAACAGGTCCACCTGTAGTTGAAGACGAAAAGGCGCGACAGGATGCCATTGAAGAAGACCTAAATCCAGAATCCCCATCtagtcctgaagcagaggaggTAGTATCTCCAGTTAAAAGGTTTTTTACAACTGGAATCTTTTCAGGACTacggaagaaaaagaagcccaCAGGCGATGAGACAGCTGAGAAGGAACTGGTGGACATGGGGGGAAAGGATTCAGTAGAGACAACTGAAATACAACAGGAGGTTCAACAAGATGTTGACACTGCTACGGttgacacaaaacataaagaaaatggACGTAAAGAGGAAATTCTCTCAGCAGCATCAGATCAGACGACGGATGATGGGAAATCACCTTCCACAAATCCAGTCGCCATCAGTATCAACGAGCCTGAAATTGCAAGCTCCCAAGACAAAGTTCAAGACAGTCCTTTGAAATGGCTTCTATCAGGGCCTAATTTAAAGAAACTCTCCAAAAAGCAGAAAGGCAGAAAATCAAGTAATACAACGCTATCAGACACTGAAGAACAATGTTCGGAGCCGATCGTGTCCCCTTCGAAGTCTGCCGAGACTCAGAAAGAAGAAAGGCTGGCACAACAACTTGCAGAGGCaacaggggaggaggagggagcatgGGCCTCTTTCAAGAAACTTGTTACTCCAAAAAAGCAGATGAAGAAGTCCTCCTTGACCAATGAAGAGACACAAATCCCGGGCTCAGAGGAGGAAACGAAAGCAAGTAAAAGAGAGCAAATATCAGATCACAGCactgaagaaaggaaaagaaaagattcatCTGTGTCATGGGAAGCCGTTTTGTGTGGATCCGGAAGGAGACGAAGCAGAAGCCGAAAAACATCAGACTCTGAGGATGAATCCCCccaatttgaaaatgacaataaGAAGCAAGAGTTGCCACTAGAAAGTTCCAATGAGGCTGATGAAACTTTAGCCTTGTCCCCCAGACAACCAGGAAGTCCAGAGGGAGATGTAGGATCAACATGGAAATCGTTTAAAAAACTTGTCACCCCCAAAAGGAAAGCcaaggatgaggaggaaagcAAAGATAATAATGCACAGTCAGATAGTGAAGTCACTCGGGATGATTCCTCCTTCTCAATAAAGAAGCTTCTCCCAGGTCGAAAGAAGAGGAAGTCTGCCGAAAATCAAGACCAAGTATCTTCAGATGAGGCTGATAAGGAAGTAGATTCAGGTGATGAAGATTCTGAGACGCCTGCTGTGATCCCGCTGTCTGAGTTTGATACAATTGAAACCAAAGTTATGGTTGATGTAGAAAGTCATGTAACCAAGGAAGCAGACCATCAACTGCAGCAAGACCTCCATGATCAGGTGGCTGAACCAGTCCTACCTTGTGACAGTGTGcaaactgaaacaaagaaagTCCAAGACAGTAAGGATACTATAAAAAAGGAGGTATCTACAGCTCCTGTTTCAAATGAAGAACCCGAGGACCTTACAGAAATAATCAGTAAACATCAACAGCTCAGTGATATTCCAGAGGAGGGTTTCATAACAGAGACCAATGTCAGTGAAGAGGCAGCTAGAGATGATACCATAGCAGAGGATCTAATAGAGATCACGTCTGAGGCCGTAACTGCTCCAGAGCCTGCAGACACTACCTTAGCGGATGAAACTGAAATGATCTCTGCTGTTTCCCAGCTATCAGAGTCTTCAAACACATCTGGCAACGCAACACCAGTCCCAGTAGATAATGACGTCAAACATACAGAGGTACTCCTGCATCAGGTTGTTGAAAACATCTCCATAAGCCCAAATGTAGAACCAGTGTGTTCAGATGAGGTAAACTCAGAAAGAATAGTTGGATCTGTCTCGCCTCAAATACTCGAAACATTTGTAAAAGAGAAGCCAACAATTTTGGAAATACACAGGAAATCAGATGCAATTGCCATTAACAAAGATCTAACTGTTGAAGAATTGGATACAATTAATGAACTCACAGTACCTGCCCAAACAGAGAGCATATCTGAAGTCAACAAAGCTGTTTCCATAGAGATTGTGTCTGAAGTTCCAGAAAACGAGGCTGTCACTGCTGAAATTTCTGCGGATGAAGTTTATCAGGTCAATATTTCACATCCAGAGGAAAGCATTAAAGAATTAGGAAGTGCTGATGACAGCCAGCATCTGGTGAAAGGTCAACCTGAGGCAAATGAAGCTGGGTCTACACAGACACTGCCAGAAGGTGAAGCAATTGTTGCAGATCAAGGTTCTCAAGTAGGGACACATCAAGATGAAAAAGAGCCCATCGCAATCAACTCTCAAGAAGCAGAATTCACTGCTACAGTAGCAGAAGAAAATCAAGATGGAGGGGCGGAGGAGGATGCCCAAACTCTGACACAAAAGGAAGAGCAAATCTTGCACAATATCACAGAAGAGGTGAAGGGGTTACAAGAATTACCGGGTGTACAACACGTGATTTATGATTCAGAGGAGGGTAGTAGTCAATTACTTGAAATCAAAGTAATATCGGAAAATATTCCAGCAGAAGAAACAGTTCCTGACAAACTCAACGAGGAGACAGAGCCTGTCATGGAATACACTGTTGAGGCAGAGATGGAAAACAAACTACAAACGGATGATGCCCCAACTGAACATGCTGAAGAGCCAGAAGTGTTAGAAACTGTACAAATAGCAACATTAGATTTGGAAGATGGTAGTGCTAAATCGCTGGAAAGGGATGTTGTATCAGAAGTTATTCCAGCAGAAGAAACAGCTATAGACAAACCAAAAGGGGAAACAGATCCTCTAACTGATTGTAAAGTTGAAGCAGAGAACGAAAACATACTACAAGCGGATTCTACCCAAACTGAACATGCTGAAGAACCAGAAGTGTTAGAAGCTGCACAAACAGCCACATTAGATTCAGAGGAGGGTACTGCTCATTTTCTTGAAAAGGAGGTGATATCAGAAGTTACTCAAGCAGAGGAAACCGCTACAGACAATctcaaagaggaaacagagccTGTCACTGAATACAATGTTGAGGCAGACGATGGAACCAAACTACAAGCAGATTCTGCACCAACTGAACTTGCTGAGGAACCAGAAGTGTTAGAAGCGGTGCAAACAACTACATTAGATTTAGAGGAGAGCAGTGCTCAATTGCTCGAAAAAGAAGTTATATCAGAAGTTATTCCAGCAGAAGAAATGGCAACAGACAAACCCAAAGAAGAAACAGAGCCCGTCAATGAATACAATGTTGAGACAGAGAACGAAAACAAACTACAAGCGGATGATGCCCAAACTGAACATACTGAAGAACCAGAAGTGTTAGAAGCTGCACAAATAGCCACATTGGATTCAGAGGGAGGTACTGCTCAATTGCTTGAAAAGGAGGTGATATCAGAAGTTATTCCAGCAGATGAAACAGTTACAGACAATCCCAATGAGGAAACAGAGCCTCCAACTGAACATAATGTTGAGGCAGAGGATGGAACCAAACTACAAGCGGATTCTGCACCGACTGAACTTGCTGAGGAACCTGAAGTGTTAGAAGTGGTGCAAACAACTACATTAGATTTAGAGAAGGGTACTGCTCAATTGCTCGAAAAAGAAGTTATAACAGAAGTTATTCCAGCAGGAGAAACAGCTACAGACAAAgcaaaagaggaaacagagccTCCAACTGAACATAATGTTGAGGCAGACGATGGAACCAAACTACAAGCAGATGCTGCCCAAACTGAACATGCTGAAGAACCAGAAGTGTTAGATGCTGCACAAACGTCCACATTAGATTCAGAGGAGGGCAgaattcaaatatttgaaaaggaaGTTGTAACAGAAGTTATTCCAGTAGAAGAAACAGTAACAGACAATCccaaagaggaaacagagccTGTCACTGAATACAATGTTGAGGCAGAGGATGGAACCAAACTACAAGCAGATTCTGCACCAACTGAACTTGCTGAGGAACCTGAAGTGTTAGAAGCTGTGCAAACAGCTACATTAGATTTAGTGGAGGGTACTGCTCAATTGCTCGAAAAAGAAGTTTTTCCAGCAGGAGAAACAGCTACAGACAAATCAAAAGAGGAAACTGACCCTCAAACTGAATGTAAAGATGAAGCAGAGAACGAAAACAAACTACAAGTAGATGCTGCCCAAACTGAAGAACCAGAAGTGTTAGAAGGTGCACAAATAGCCACATTAGATTCAGTGGAGGGTAgaattcaaatatttgaaaaggaaGTTGTAACAGAAGTTATTCCAGTAGAAGAAACAGTTACAGACAAACCCAACGAGGAAACAGAGCGTCCAACTGAACATGCTGAAGAACCAGAAGTGTTAGAAGCTGCACAAACAGCCACATTAGATTCAGAGGGAGGTACTGCTCAATTGCTTGAAAAGGAGGTGATATCAGAAGTTATTCCAGCAGATGAAACAGTTACAGACAATAccaaagaggaaacagagccTCCAACTGAACATAATTTTGAGGCAGAGGATGGAACCAAACTACAAGCAGATTCTGCACCGACTGAACTTGCTGAGGAACCTGAAGTGTTAGAAGCGGTGCAAACAGCTACATTAGATTTAGAGAAGGGTAGTGCTCAATTGCTCGAAAAAGAAGTTATAACAGAAGTTATTCCAGCAGGAGAAACAGCTATAGACAAAGCAAAAGAGGAAACTGAGCCTCAAACTGAATGTAAAGTTGAagcagagaatgaaaacaaactaCAAGCAGATGCTGCCCAAACTGAACATTGTGAAGAACCAGAAGTGTTAGAAGCTGCGCAAACGTCCACATTAGATTCAGAGGAGGGTAgaattcaaatatttgaaaaggaaGTTGTAACAGAAGTTAGTCCAGTAGAAGAAACAGTTACAGACAAACCCAATGAGGAAACAGAGCGTCCAACTGAACATAATGTTGAGGCAGAGATGGAAAACAAACTACAAGCGGATGCTGCCCAAACTGAACATGCTGAAGAACCAGAAGTGTTAGAAGCTGCACAAACGTCCACATTAGATTCAGAGGGAGGCACTGCTCAATTGCTTGAAAATGAGGTGATATCAGAAGTTATTCCAGCAGATAAAACAGTAACAGACAATCccaaagaggaaacagagccTGTCAATGAATGCAATGTTGAGGCAGAGATGGAAAACAAACTACAAGTGGATGCTGCCCAAACTGAACATGCTGAAAAACCAGAAGTGTTAGAAGCGGTGAAAACATTAGATTCAAGGGAGGGTACAattcaaatgtgtgaaaaggAAGTTATAACAGAAGTTATTCCAGTAGAAGAAACAGTTACAGACAAACCCAACGAACAACCAGAGGTGTTGGAGGCTGTGCAAACAGCCACATTAGGTATAGAGAAGAACGGTGTTCAGTCACCTCAAGGGGAAGTATCGGAGAACATTCTTGCAGCAGAAACTGTAACAGATGGAACAAAACAGGCAACAGAGAACCTTGTTGGAGTCAGTAGTGAGCCAGAACACCAAGAGCTGAAAACAGATATTCCAAATAATGACCATCACAACGTTGCAGAGGTTTTAGGGACTGTGCAAGAACCCACATCAGAGTCAGAGGAGGGTAGCGTTAAATCACTTGAAACAATATCAGAGGCCACTGGAGATGCAGAAACTGTTACAGATGAACCAAACGAGGAAACAGTGCCTCTCACTGAAGTCGGTGAGTCAGTTGATGCTCTGGAAACTGAACATGTTCAAGAACCAGAGGTATTTCAAGACGCACAAGTAGCAATGTTAGATTCAGAAGAGGCTAGTGCCCGATCGCTTGAAAAGAAAGTAATATCAGAAGAGATTCCTCCAGCCGAAACCGTACAAGAACCAAAGACAGAACTATCAGCAGAGGATGCCAAAACTGAACATGTTCCTGCGGATGTTAATGACATTGCAACTGGAACGGAAACTGAGGTAGAGGCACCTATGCCTACTCATGTACTCACACAAAGAAGTGAGGAAGGCAGTGCTGAGAAACTTGAAAAGAAAGTATTGTTTGAAGATGTTCCCAATCCAGACACTCAAAATGTAATTGCTTCAGTTACAGTTGTAACTGACCATAGAGTTGTGGCAGAACTGAATCAGGCGTTAAGGAGAAATGAAGTTCAGGAAACAGAGAGTACACTGTTTGAGCACACCGATGAAGCAAATAGTTTTCAGGTAAGAGAAAGAACTGTATTTTCTGAAGTTACCCCAGCACCTTGTGTAGAATGTGCTGCAGTTACTCATGAACCTTTGCACGAGCTGCATCTCAGTGCTGTGGAATCCAGTGTTGGGGAAGAAAGAGGTGAAATTCCAGGTTTTGAGATAAAGAGATCTGCAGTGGAGCATGCCATAGTTGCCCAAGTGATCACATGTTGTCTAAAAGATGTTGCAGCTACATTGCCTGACGCTTTGATAGAGACAACATCAGACAGCCATGAACCATTGATAGACTCTATGGCAAACGAGCAAGAGTTCAAGGAGACAAGCGAGACCACCGCACCATTAGAGAAAAAACATGtgactgagagaggagaggaatgtagtgtggtgatgatgatgaatatgcCGTCGGTACAGTCTGAGGACAATCACAGAATTCAAGTGCAGGTGGTCAATGTTGATATCAAATCAGCCAAGATGACTGTTGACACGGCACTAGAGGTGGGGGTAACAGAAGCAAAAGCAGTTATGGAAGCTTGTCGCGAAACAGTTAAAGAAGTAGACGTGCTGTCCGCCACgtcagagacagaagagacattTATTAATGAGGCAAACAAGGTGGCCATTCAAGAAGTTATTCAACATGAAAAGGAGAACTTACCAGAGAGAGTACCTGAATCAGCAACTGCCAACTTGGAACGAGAAGTTATAAAAGAGATGGTTGCTGTGACAGAGCTGAGTGAGATAACCAGAAGTGAGTTAAGTGAAGTGGAGGATCACAAAGCGACGGAGGACAATGTTGTAACATGCAGGGAAGGACAAGATGAAAAGCATGCGGTCGAATGTGATGCCTCCACATCTGGACAGCAAGTGTTCAAGGATCTCATGGAAACACCTATAAGGCTAGACGTCTCGATCCATGATCCCAAAGAGGACTTGGAGGAACCCAAAGCTGAAGTGGAAAAGTCTGAAGCACGTGTCACAACTGAAGAGGTCCAATTGTCGTCAGATGTAAAGACAATAGGTGAGAAAGCACAAACTCCACAAATTGCCCAGAGTTTGGTTGTAACACCTAACACTGGACTGATAGTCCCCCAAAACACTGGAATAATCTCGTCAATAGGAAATTTGGAGTCCCCGTCTAGCCTCTCGTTAGAATTCAAACTTAACATAAGGTTTGGGCACACAAAGGAACCAGCttctgcaccaccaccaccaccaccgacgGAGAGGGTCGAACCGGTGAAACAGACAGACGTGGCCGAGGTGGGCATGCAGGCAGGAGAAcccacagaggaaataaatccAACACAAAGAGCAGGGAGACAGAATCAAGAGTTGACTGAGGTCACAGCTCAGGGAACAGAAATCACACAACCGGCTGAAGTAGCTTCAACAGAAAGACCAATGACCATTAATCAACCAGTGCTACTGGATGTTGGCATGCAGACAGTGGAAACGGTGGAACCAGCAGAGCAACTTAAATCGACGGAGAGAGGAACCCCCAATGTCCAGGCGGCGGAAACAGTACAAAGAGAAAGgcgagaagagagaaaagaaatgtctctGAGTCCGGCGATACTCTGTGAAGTTTGTGACCCAGGAACGGAAGCAGAGGAACCGCTTAAACGCacggaggaggaaaatgacCAGGATGTGTGGATGGACGCTGAGGAGGACATTTACAGTCACGAGGACGCGGAGGTGTCCCTGCGTGAGGCGGTGGTGGACGAGGAAGAGGCTGCAGTCCAACATGAGTTTGAGGTGGCTCCTGATTCCAGGATTGAGGAAGGAGGAAGTCACCAAGGAGTGCTCAAAACAGACCGAGCACGAGAGATTGAGAGTGACGGTGAAGATTTTGCTGTTGCACTTGAGGATCCAGCTATTGCAGCTGCAAGCGTCACTGCGATGGAGTGGGATTAA
- the stx11a gene encoding syntaxin-11a, translating into MRDRLCELQYFTPDPAVAEERRPEENHNRYPGEEEPLEQHAIVFEGEDLMDGIYREAQAMRKEMLLLKMDVKRLGKQNTRFLMSVSRISSIKRDSKALGRDIKARGEAIYARLEKLGRLSRHLEQEHGSTSAVARMVRSQLVSLTNGFHGAMSEYNDAEMVQRENCKTRIQRQAEIMGKEVSREQIDEMIETGKWNVFSDNLLLEGRTARSALSEIENRHKELLELESRIRDIHELFFQMAMLVEEQGCMVNNIEANVCATEDYVAKAATQVKKAAKYKRNNPCKKIFCCCFPCCN; encoded by the coding sequence ATGAGGGACCGACTGTGCGAGCTGCAGTATTTCACCCCCGACCCTGCGGTGGCGGAGGAGCGCAGGCCTGAGGAGAACCACAACCGGTACCCCGGGGAAGAGGAGCCCCTGGAGCAGCATGCCATCGTGTTTGAGGGAGAAGACCTGATGGACGGCATCTACAGGGAGGCGCAGGCGATGAGGAaggagatgctgctgctcaaaATGGACGTGAAGCGCCTCGGCAAGCAGAACACCAGGTTCCTCATGTCCGTCAGCAGGATCAGCAGCATCAAGCGGGACTCCAAGGCCCTGGGGCGGGACATCAAGGCCAGAGGGGAGGCCATTTACGCACGGCTGGAGAAGCTGGGGAGGCTGAGCAGGCACCTGGAGCAGGAGCACGGCTCTACCTCGGCTGTCGCCCGCATGGTGCGCTCGCAGTTGGTGTCCCTGACCAACGGCTTCCACGGCGCCATGTCCGAGTACAACGACGCCGAGATGGTGCAGAGGGAGAACTGCAAGACGCGCATCCAGAGGCAGGCGGAGATCATGGGCAAGGAGGTGAGCCGCGAGCAGATCGACGAGATGATCGAGACGGGCAAGTGGAACGTCTTCTCGGACAACCTGCTCCTGGAGGGGAGGACTGCCCGGTCGGCGCTCAGCGAGATCGAGAACCGGCacaaggagctgctggagctggagagccGCATCAGGGACATTCACGAGCTCTTCTTCCAGATGGCCatgctggtggaggagcagggcTGCATGGTCAACAACATCGAGGCCAACGTCTGTGCCACGGAGGACTACGTGGCCAAGGCTGCGACTCAGGTCAAGAAGGCCGCGAAGTACAAGAGAAACAATCCGTGCAAGAAAATCTTCTGCTGTTGCTTCCCCTGCTGCAATTGA